In Endozoicomonas sp. GU-1, one DNA window encodes the following:
- a CDS encoding glycine zipper 2TM domain-containing protein, producing MNLRRYWAILPLTFAALLSGCMTDSTGTTYSSSEARRIQQVSFGTVSELQYVTLEGTEGAVGTVAGAAIGGIAGSSVGGGRGSDIAAILGGVAGGVLGSRAEKQLTTQQGIEMTIRLDSGKYISVVQEVDPKVPLQVGDSVKILTQGNTTRVVRMR from the coding sequence ATGAATTTGAGACGCTATTGGGCCATATTGCCCCTCACTTTTGCCGCTCTGCTGTCAGGGTGTATGACGGACAGCACAGGGACAACCTATTCAAGCAGTGAGGCCCGGCGAATTCAGCAGGTCAGTTTTGGCACTGTTTCCGAGCTGCAATATGTAACACTGGAAGGCACTGAAGGTGCTGTGGGTACTGTGGCCGGTGCCGCCATTGGTGGTATTGCAGGATCCAGTGTTGGCGGTGGCAGAGGCAGTGATATTGCCGCTATCCTGGGCGGCGTTGCCGGTGGTGTGCTGGGGAGCAGGGCTGAAAAACAGCTGACCACACAGCAGGGTATTGAGATGACCATCCGGCTTGATAGTGGAAAATATATTTCAGTGGTTCAGGAGGTTGACCCAAAAGTACCTTTACAGGTGGGTGATTCGGTAAAGATTTTGACGCAGGGAAACACGACTCGGGTTGTTCGAATGCGATAG
- a CDS encoding sulfurtransferase, producing the protein MPLLLEPEMLATLLNDQHLVVLDARFSLADPKQGRTMYHQGHIPGALHADLEADLSGLIIPGKTGRHPLPESADWQATLRRWGMDKHSQVVVYDDGGHAMAARAWWLLRWAGISQAMILHGGMKAWQAGRYPVTNDVSEVAESQADFTMGHMPTVSAQDLMAQIETEGSLSYKLIDARAYERFRGEEETLDSQAGHIPGAVCHPFAKNLDEDGRFLSADHLRELFTALVGGDSRPVFYCGSGVTACHNIFAMELAGLSGATLYPGSWSEWITDPRHPVARGQ; encoded by the coding sequence ATGCCTTTATTATTAGAGCCGGAGATGCTGGCTACCCTGTTGAACGATCAACACCTGGTGGTTCTGGATGCTCGATTCAGTCTCGCCGACCCGAAACAGGGGCGGACTATGTATCACCAGGGACATATTCCGGGAGCGCTCCATGCTGATCTTGAAGCAGATCTCTCCGGTTTAATTATTCCCGGTAAAACCGGCAGGCACCCACTGCCCGAGTCGGCAGACTGGCAGGCAACACTCCGTCGTTGGGGAATGGATAAGCACTCTCAGGTCGTTGTCTATGATGATGGCGGTCATGCCATGGCCGCCAGGGCCTGGTGGCTGTTACGCTGGGCGGGTATCTCTCAGGCTATGATTCTGCATGGCGGCATGAAAGCCTGGCAGGCGGGCCGTTATCCTGTGACCAACGATGTGTCTGAGGTGGCAGAAAGTCAGGCTGATTTTACCATGGGACATATGCCAACGGTTTCAGCGCAGGATCTTATGGCGCAGATAGAAACTGAAGGTAGCCTTAGTTATAAACTGATTGATGCCAGGGCTTATGAACGATTCCGTGGAGAGGAAGAAACCCTGGACTCGCAGGCTGGGCACATTCCCGGGGCGGTATGCCATCCATTCGCCAAAAACCTGGATGAAGATGGCCGCTTTCTTTCAGCGGATCACTTGCGGGAACTATTTACTGCACTGGTTGGCGGCGACTCCCGGCCTGTCTTCTACTGTGGTTCCGGTGTTACCGCCTGCCACAATATTTTTGCCATGGAGCTTGCGGGTTTGTCAGGTGCCACACTGTATCCCGGCTCATGGAGTGAATGGATAACAGACCCCCGGCATCCTGTCGCCAGAGGCCAATAG
- a CDS encoding class II 3-deoxy-7-phosphoheptulonate synthase produces MNSWTVDSWRHMPLLQLPEYPDQEKLSRVEQELAAMPPLVFAGEVNELRNRLAEATEGRAFLLQGGDCAESFLEFSANNIRDTFKVMMQMAVVLTFGAACPVIKVGRLAGQFAKPRTSGTETINGVELPIYRGDIINGTEFTPAARNPEPQRMLQAYHQAAATLNLLRAFAQGGLASLEQVHAWNLDFVANSPQTDQYRNMADRIDESLDFMRACGISAEHSSTIRETAFYTSHEALLLPYEQALTRRDSLSGNWYDCSAHMLWVGDRTRQVDGGHVEFVRGIQNPIGLKAGPTLPSDDLIRLIDRINPENIPGKLNIIVRMGADNLEKGLPPLLKAVQHEGRNVLWSCDPMHGNTYKASNGYKTREVSKILSEVEQFFAAHRAEGTYAGGVHFEMTGQNVTECVGGANAVTEDHLGNRYHTHCDPRLNADQALELAFLIADTLKKCRTLRDGV; encoded by the coding sequence ATGAATTCATGGACTGTTGATAGCTGGAGACATATGCCGTTGCTCCAGCTGCCGGAATATCCCGACCAGGAAAAATTGAGCCGGGTTGAACAGGAACTGGCTGCCATGCCACCGCTGGTTTTTGCGGGTGAAGTGAATGAGTTGAGAAACCGCCTGGCAGAAGCGACCGAAGGCAGAGCATTTCTGCTGCAGGGGGGAGACTGTGCAGAAAGCTTCCTGGAATTCTCGGCCAATAATATCCGTGACACCTTTAAAGTCATGATGCAGATGGCGGTGGTGCTCACCTTTGGTGCTGCCTGCCCGGTGATCAAGGTAGGGCGTTTGGCCGGCCAATTTGCCAAGCCAAGAACGTCCGGTACTGAAACCATCAATGGTGTTGAATTGCCGATCTATCGCGGTGATATCATTAACGGCACCGAGTTTACCCCGGCGGCTCGTAATCCGGAACCCCAGAGAATGCTGCAGGCCTATCACCAGGCGGCTGCCACCCTGAACCTGCTGCGAGCTTTTGCCCAGGGTGGCCTGGCCTCTCTGGAACAGGTGCATGCCTGGAATCTGGACTTTGTTGCAAACAGCCCACAGACTGATCAATACCGCAACATGGCTGACCGAATTGATGAATCGCTGGATTTTATGAGAGCCTGTGGCATCTCAGCAGAGCATTCGTCCACCATCCGTGAAACTGCCTTTTATACCTCCCATGAGGCGTTGTTGCTGCCTTACGAACAGGCGCTGACCCGCCGTGATAGCCTGTCCGGTAACTGGTATGACTGTTCAGCCCATATGCTCTGGGTGGGTGACCGAACCCGTCAGGTCGATGGTGGCCATGTTGAGTTTGTCCGCGGTATTCAAAACCCGATTGGCTTGAAAGCCGGCCCAACCCTGCCATCGGATGACCTGATTCGGCTGATTGACCGGATCAACCCGGAGAATATTCCCGGCAAATTGAACATCATTGTCCGCATGGGGGCTGACAACCTGGAGAAAGGCCTGCCGCCATTGCTGAAAGCGGTTCAGCATGAAGGGCGCAATGTGCTCTGGAGCTGTGATCCAATGCACGGGAATACCTACAAGGCCAGCAATGGCTATAAAACCCGTGAAGTGTCGAAAATTCTCTCAGAAGTTGAGCAGTTCTTCGCGGCCCATCGCGCCGAGGGAACCTATGCTGGTGGCGTTCACTTTGAAATGACCGGCCAGAATGTGACGGAGTGTGTCGGCGGTGCCAACGCCGTGACCGAAGATCATCTGGGCAATCGTTATCATACCCACTGTGATCCTCGCCTGAATGCTGATCAGGCGCTGGAGCTGGCATTCCTGATTGCTGATACCCTGAAGAAGTGCCGCACGTTGAGAGATGGCGTATAG